Proteins from one Juglans microcarpa x Juglans regia isolate MS1-56 chromosome 6S, Jm3101_v1.0, whole genome shotgun sequence genomic window:
- the LOC121236532 gene encoding uncharacterized protein LOC121236532: protein MTIDRQVVAPTPEDVTETDEAEKELEVVRPESKKPVRPLRAVKWIMDLKRTYEICECTEDQKVLYAGYLFEGEAGIWWDMRRQLLVRELGSLVALSWERFKEVFDNRFFPYSVKQQKAQEFATLTQGSLIVEQYAVNFMALGSQVACLRIENYQELVNVAAIAEIEQKGSTALIISERKRTSSHNAEEGSEMKKMFTVSDKGKCIETGSSMPITFPPCGECGKYHGGKCRIALRTCFRCGQVSHMIKDCPSVALRNEEIGFLSTAATNQSRGNTCP, encoded by the exons ATGACCATTGACAGACAggtagttgctcctacacctgAAGATGTAACAGAGACtgatgaagctgaaaaagaactAGAGGTAGTGAGACCAGAGTCGAAGAAGCCTGTGA GGCCACTAAGAGCCGTGAAATGGATTATGGATCTCAAAAGGACCTACGAGATCTGTGAATGTACTGAGGACCAGAAGGTTCTATATGCTGGATACCTATTCGAAGGAGAAGCTGGAATATGGTGGGATATGCGAAGGCAGCTTCTAGTCAGGGAACTAGGAAGTTTGGTTGCACTGtcatgggagagatttaaggaagtGTTTGACAACAGATTCTTCCCATATTCTGTCAAACAGCAAAAGGCGCAGGAGTTCGCAACTTTAACTCAAGGCAGTTTGATCGTAGAACAGTACGCCGTTAATTTTATGGCGTTAGGAAG CCAAGTAGCTTGCCTAAGAATAGAGAATTACCAAGAGTTAGTAAACGTGGCCGCGATAGCAGAGATAGAGCAGAAGGGTTCAACTGCCCTGATCATTTCAGAAAGAAAGAGGACTTCATCACATAATGCTGAAGAAGGTtcagaaatgaagaaaatgtttactgtatcagataaaggaaaatgcaTTGAGACTGGGAGCTCAATGCCGATTACATTTCCACCTTGTGGAGAGTGCGGTAAATACCATGGAGGCAAGTGTAGAATCGCGTTGAGAACTTGTTTCAGGTGTGGCCAAGTGAGTCATATGATTAAAGACTGTCCCAGTGTTGCTTTGAGGAATGAAGAAATAGGGTTTCTCTCAACAGCGGCTACAAACCAAAGCCGAGGCAACACGTGCCCATGA